Genomic window (Streptomyces sp. RerS4):
CGGTCCGGAGCGGGCCAGCGCGATCTCCCGCTCCATCTGCGCCAGCAGGTGCCCGCGCCACTCCCGCAGGTTGCGGATCCTCGGTGCCAGACCCTCGGGGTGCAAGGTGATCCGCATGGCGTTCAGCGGCGGTGCCAGCAGGTGCTCCGGCAGCCCGTCCAGCAGCATCGCGATGCCCCGGTTGGCGGCGACGACGTGGTACGTCGCGTCGACGACCAGGGCCGGATAGGGCTCGTAACCCGTCAACAGCCGCTGGATCCCCTCGCGCAGCGTCTCCATCGTCGGCGCGTCGAGCGGCGTCTGCCCGTAGATCGGGGCGTACCCGGCCGCGAGCAGCAGCGCGTTGCGCTCGCGTACCGGTACGTCGAGACGGTCGGCGAGGCGCAGCACCATCTCCTCGCTCGGCCGGGAGCGCCCCGTCTCGATGAAGCTGATGTGGCGGGAGGAGGAATCGGCGCGGCCCGCCAGCTCCAGTTGGCTGATGCCGCGCCGCTCGCGCCAGGTACGGAGCAGGGCGCCGACCGCGGTCGGGCCGCTCGTGCTGGACATGCTGGTCATGCCCCTGACGGTAGCCGAGGACGGAAGGCCCGGTCG
Coding sequences:
- a CDS encoding helix-turn-helix transcriptional regulator, whose product is MTSMSSTSGPTAVGALLRTWRERRGISQLELAGRADSSSRHISFIETGRSRPSEEMVLRLADRLDVPVRERNALLLAAGYAPIYGQTPLDAPTMETLREGIQRLLTGYEPYPALVVDATYHVVAANRGIAMLLDGLPEHLLAPPLNAMRITLHPEGLAPRIRNLREWRGHLLAQMEREIALARSGPLRALYEEVAAYPVVERPGDTEPREAVAYIALPLVIEHDGHVLSFVSSIATFNTPMDVTVAELAIETMLPADAATAKYLRSLGD